From a single Paenibacillus sp. FSL R5-0345 genomic region:
- a CDS encoding carbohydrate ABC transporter permease, translating to MYYKTRGYRIFNIFNTCFLILLALMCIVPLIHVLAVSFSAKSAADANLVGLWPKQFSLEAYKKTMNNPIFLHSIWVSVQRTVLGTGLTLLITFLAAYPLSKENSAFKGRNVYSWLFVFSMVFNGGLIPFYIVIQKIGLMDSFWVLVLPGAVNTFLVILMLNFFRGIPKDLEEASLIDGAGHFRTLFSIYLPISLPSIATIALFSMVFHWNSWFDGLLYLNNSKQFPLATFLQTVIIQRDMSSMSINPKEMELISQTTVRAAQIFIGAAPILIVYPFLQKYFVKGMTLGSVKE from the coding sequence ATGTATTACAAAACTAGAGGTTATCGTATTTTCAACATATTCAATACTTGTTTTCTAATTCTACTCGCACTCATGTGTATTGTTCCTCTGATTCACGTATTAGCTGTATCTTTCAGTGCCAAGTCTGCGGCTGACGCCAACCTGGTGGGCCTGTGGCCAAAGCAGTTCTCTCTGGAAGCTTATAAAAAGACAATGAATAATCCGATATTCCTACACTCCATATGGGTATCCGTGCAAAGAACTGTACTCGGAACCGGACTCACACTACTGATTACTTTTTTGGCAGCGTATCCCCTATCAAAGGAAAACTCGGCCTTCAAAGGTCGGAATGTATATTCCTGGTTGTTCGTTTTCAGTATGGTGTTCAATGGTGGTCTGATTCCATTCTATATTGTTATCCAAAAGATTGGCTTAATGGATTCCTTCTGGGTACTCGTTCTGCCAGGTGCGGTGAATACATTCTTGGTCATTCTGATGCTGAACTTCTTCCGGGGCATTCCTAAAGATCTGGAGGAAGCTTCGTTAATAGACGGAGCAGGACATTTCCGAACCTTGTTCAGCATATACTTACCGATTTCATTACCATCGATTGCGACGATTGCATTGTTTAGTATGGTGTTCCATTGGAACTCCTGGTTCGATGGCCTATTGTATTTGAATAATTCCAAGCAGTTTCCGCTGGCGACCTTCCTTCAGACCGTTATCATTCAACGGGATATGAGCTCCATGAGCATTAATCCGAAGGAAATGGAATTGATCTCGCAGACAACGGTTAGAGCCGCGCAAATCTTTATCGGGGCTGCTCCAATTCTAATCGTATATCCATTCTTGCAGAAGTATTTTGTTAAAGGGATGACACTTGGTTCTGTAAAGGAGTAG
- a CDS encoding ABC transporter permease gives MRTLKKTWPFHLMLLPAMIFLIIFSFIPMGGIVMAFQDYKPWLKISGSAWVGLDNFRYLFERNDSMQVIWNTLIIAVLKMIFNLAVPFVFAILLNEIRKVYIQRTIQTLVYLPHFLSWVILGGILLDLLATDGFVNQILGSMGIKPIFFLGDNNWFRFTVILTDVWKEFGYNTIVFLAALAGINPSLYEAAEIDGATRWKQTRFITMPSLLPMVVVVGTLALGNVLNAGFDQIFNLYNPLVYQKGDIIDTFVYRTAILNGEMGFGTAIGLFKSAISMVLILVSYSLAKKWAGYRIF, from the coding sequence ATGAGAACACTTAAAAAAACATGGCCATTTCACTTAATGTTACTGCCGGCGATGATCTTCCTGATCATCTTCAGCTTTATACCGATGGGCGGAATTGTGATGGCATTTCAGGATTATAAGCCATGGCTAAAAATTTCGGGATCAGCGTGGGTTGGATTAGATAATTTCCGCTATCTATTTGAACGTAATGACAGTATGCAGGTCATTTGGAACACTTTGATTATTGCCGTTCTGAAAATGATCTTCAATCTGGCTGTGCCGTTTGTGTTCGCCATTCTATTGAATGAGATTCGCAAGGTTTATATCCAACGTACGATTCAGACATTGGTATATTTACCTCACTTCTTGTCTTGGGTCATCCTTGGCGGGATATTGCTAGATTTGCTTGCTACAGATGGTTTCGTCAATCAGATCCTCGGCAGTATGGGGATTAAGCCTATCTTTTTCTTAGGAGATAATAACTGGTTCAGGTTTACGGTCATTCTCACGGATGTATGGAAGGAATTTGGTTATAACACGATCGTCTTCCTAGCTGCTCTAGCAGGAATTAATCCTTCATTATATGAAGCTGCTGAAATAGATGGTGCAACCCGCTGGAAGCAGACACGTTTTATCACAATGCCTTCTCTACTGCCAATGGTTGTTGTTGTAGGTACTCTGGCGCTTGGAAATGTATTGAATGCAGGGTTTGACCAGATCTTTAACCTCTACAATCCGCTGGTCTATCAGAAAGGCGATATTATCGACACCTTCGTATACCGTACAGCGATTCTGAATGGTGAGATGGGCTTTGGAACAGCAATCGGACTGTTCAAGTCAGCCATTAGTATGGTATTGATCCTTGTTTCGTACAGCCTGGCTAAGAAATGGGCAGGATATCGCATTTTCTAA
- a CDS encoding extracellular solute-binding protein: protein MSAMKKKRWLPLLCMSMLLVGSLAGCSSNNAADGKNTAGDTTTNTTSNSENAYKDKYDPEVTITTVWGVDPELKFKNGESIENNVATKWTKEKFGINIKSLWSITDTNGAFGTKLRLSMSSGQEMPDVVTIGTGDSTIAQDLIDSGMYAEVGTLFDKYASATWKEAMAQDPNVWNQYSRDGKRMGLPVLDYAYNHDYILWIRQDWLDKLNMQAPKTIDELEKVMDAFKNQNPDGLAPDKVTPLSIGFKTSMNTWMGDPSWIFGAYGTLPQQWNLDADGKLEYGSVNAGMKQGLEKMKEWLAKGYIPQEAALWDENKTAEPAVAGTAGILPGPYWMSGWPLQDTVKNAPDAVWAPIEIPAGPDGKVMRHGTQFTNGVTLISTKMKNPEAFFTYQNYLFDNFADPKPGSELDNGLFAGYDYELDANGKMIDNEKIAGGYVNSVRYMLVRDGARIPDAQMKALLNLADGGEPTTRLEKDVAVNYGKDTPAAAKVLLAQEDKSFKNMFTGPTTETMKSKMDYLNKIENQTFNEIIYGNKPLEAFDTFVATWKSGGGDQITKEVNDWYDSVK, encoded by the coding sequence ATGAGCGCGATGAAGAAAAAGAGATGGCTACCGCTCCTGTGTATGAGTATGCTTTTGGTAGGTAGCCTTGCAGGTTGCTCGAGCAATAATGCTGCTGATGGAAAGAATACAGCTGGTGATACGACCACAAATACAACTTCAAATTCTGAAAACGCCTACAAGGATAAATATGATCCTGAGGTAACTATTACAACAGTATGGGGTGTTGACCCTGAGCTTAAATTCAAGAACGGGGAAAGCATTGAGAATAACGTAGCTACAAAGTGGACAAAAGAAAAGTTCGGCATCAACATTAAATCACTTTGGTCCATCACTGATACGAATGGTGCATTTGGAACCAAGCTGCGCCTGTCGATGTCATCAGGTCAGGAAATGCCTGATGTTGTAACCATTGGTACAGGTGATAGCACGATTGCTCAGGATTTGATCGATTCCGGTATGTATGCTGAAGTGGGAACGTTGTTCGATAAATACGCTTCAGCTACATGGAAAGAAGCCATGGCACAGGATCCTAACGTATGGAACCAATACAGCCGCGATGGCAAAAGAATGGGTCTACCTGTACTTGATTACGCGTACAACCATGATTACATTCTTTGGATCCGCCAAGATTGGCTGGACAAGCTGAATATGCAAGCACCTAAAACGATCGATGAGCTAGAAAAAGTTATGGATGCATTCAAGAATCAGAACCCTGATGGCTTGGCACCAGATAAGGTAACACCGCTCAGTATCGGCTTTAAGACATCAATGAACACTTGGATGGGCGATCCTTCCTGGATCTTCGGTGCTTACGGAACGCTTCCACAGCAATGGAATCTTGATGCTGATGGTAAACTGGAATACGGCTCTGTAAATGCGGGAATGAAGCAAGGGCTGGAAAAAATGAAGGAATGGCTCGCAAAGGGATACATTCCTCAAGAAGCAGCACTATGGGATGAGAACAAAACAGCTGAACCAGCAGTGGCGGGTACGGCAGGTATTCTCCCAGGACCTTACTGGATGAGCGGTTGGCCGCTTCAGGATACTGTGAAGAACGCTCCGGATGCTGTATGGGCTCCAATTGAAATTCCAGCAGGACCAGATGGTAAAGTTATGCGTCACGGTACACAGTTCACCAACGGTGTAACGCTGATCAGCACTAAGATGAAAAATCCAGAAGCATTCTTTACCTATCAAAACTATCTGTTCGATAACTTCGCTGATCCAAAGCCTGGTAGCGAGCTGGATAATGGTCTCTTCGCAGGCTATGACTATGAACTGGATGCAAACGGTAAGATGATTGACAATGAAAAAATTGCTGGTGGTTATGTGAACAGCGTTCGTTATATGCTGGTTCGTGACGGTGCCCGGATTCCGGATGCCCAAATGAAAGCCCTGCTGAACCTCGCAGATGGCGGAGAACCAACCACTCGTCTGGAGAAGGATGTAGCTGTAAACTATGGTAAGGATACTCCTGCAGCTGCAAAGGTTCTGTTGGCGCAAGAGGATAAATCCTTCAAGAATATGTTCACAGGTCCTACTACTGAAACTATGAAATCGAAGATGGATTATCTGAATAAGATCGAGAACCAAACGTTTAATGAAATCATCTATGGCAATAAACCACTAGAAGCTTTCGATACCTTCGTAGCGACCTGGAAATCAGGCGGTGGAGACCAAATCACCAAAGAAGTAAATGATTGGTATGACAGCGTAAAATAA